One window from the genome of Bacillus rossius redtenbacheri isolate Brsri chromosome 10, Brsri_v3, whole genome shotgun sequence encodes:
- the LOC134535799 gene encoding ejaculatory bulb-specific protein 3-like, with translation MRLHVVALLAGLATMAHAAGQQKNTTQFDGFDLDSILYNDRLLKSYLDCLLKDNARCSPDAKTLKEFIRDALPNDCAECSPRQKEVFRTFINFLLTNYPDVLKQLMAKNTRLQEPLQPPSPPTDLPPTTVP, from the exons ATGAGGCTGCACGTGGTAGCGCTGCTCGCGGGTCTGGCGACTATGGCACACGCCGCCGGCCAGCAGAAGAACACCACGCAGTTCGACGGCTTCGACCTCGACTCGATCCTCTACAACGACCGCCTGCTGAAGAGCTACCTGGACTGCCTGCTCAAGGACAACGCCCGCTGCTCGCCCGACGCGAAGACGCTCAAAG AGTTCATCCGCGACGCGCTGCCCAACGACTGCGCCGAGTGCAGCCCGCGCCAGAAGGAGGTCTTCCGCACCTTCATCAACTTCCTGCTCACCAATTATCCCGACGTGTTGAAGCAGCTGATGGCCAAGAATACACGCCTACAGGAGCCGCTACAGCCACCGTCTCCGCCAACAGACCTTCCTCCAACTACGGTGCCTTAG